The Arachis ipaensis cultivar K30076 chromosome B07, Araip1.1, whole genome shotgun sequence genome includes a window with the following:
- the LOC110265002 gene encoding zinc finger BED domain-containing protein RICESLEEPER 2-like — protein sequence MTLTLDNASANDTCQDHLKSILNIHDWLLCDGEFFHIRCSAHILNLIVQDGLKIAHDTLDKIRKSVKSVRGSESRMIRFKECVSVIHGLNFTSGLHLDVTTRWNSTYIMLESAIKYRKAFEYLKATDHAYNLRSEDELLRSMGEKMMNKFKKYWKKYSVILAFGAILDPRLKISTLELMYEEIDAETAKRKVE from the exons ATGACTCTTACACTAGATAATGCATCTGCTAATGATACATGCCAAGATCATTTGAAAAGTATATTAAATATACATGATTGGTTGTTGTGTGATGGGGAGTTCTTTCATATTCGTTGTTCTGCTCATATCTTGAATCTTATTGTACAAGATGGATTAAAAATTGCTCATGATACATTGGATAAGATTAGGAAAAGTGTGAAATCTGTAAGGGGATCGGAAAGTAGAATGATAAGGTTTAAAGAATGTGTTTCTGTGATTCATGGTTTGAATTTTACAAGTGGGTTGCATTTAGATGTTACTACTCGATGGAATTCTACATACATTATGCTCGAAAGTGCTATCAAGTATCGGAAGGCCTTTGAGTATTTGAAGGCAACCGATCATGCTTATAA TTTGAGAAGTGAAGATGAGCTTCTAAGGAGCATGGGAGAAAAGATGATGAACAAATTTAAGAAGTATTGGAAAAAGTATAGTGTCATTCTTGCATTTGGTGCTATTCTTGATCCTAGGCTTAAGATTTCTACTTTAGAGCTTATGTATGAAGAGATTGATGCTGAGACTGCAAAAAGAAAGGTGGAATAG